In Rhododendron vialii isolate Sample 1 chromosome 9a, ASM3025357v1, the following are encoded in one genomic region:
- the LOC131300042 gene encoding putative glycerol-3-phosphate transporter 1, with protein sequence MGTMSEDSEPARHRNYSKPLGIQFLEHINKSTLSFKTYQAIVLIVTFLAYASYHAARKTTSIVKSALDPNESSDLGLKFSPFQTSYLHSWILGSGWAPFNGTDGTALLGDIDVAFLSVYAMGMYFSGHIGDRMNLRYFLTVGMVGTGLFTSLFGVGYWGNIHVFYYYLIVQMVAGLFQSTGWPSVVAVVGNWFGKRKRGLIMGIWNAHTSVGNITGSLVASALLKYGWGWSMVVPGLMIAFVGMVVFLFLPVSPDSVGADVDEDDVSSPKKSREEVSEPLLRSRSETGNNEDKAVGFIEAWKIPGVAPFALCLCFAKLVAYTFLYWLPFYITHTAIDGKYLSSGAAGNLSTLFDVGGVVGGILAGYISDHLDARAITAASFMYCTIPALFLYRIYGSISLTVNICLLLVAGMFVNGPYALITTAVSADLGTHSSLKGNSRALATVTAIIDGTGSIGAAIGPLLTGYISETSWNSVFIMLMASALVAGLLLTRLVVAEVAAKINHSRSQGGAAPPSPSAALEA encoded by the exons ATGGGTACGATGTCAGAAGACTCGGAACCAGCACGACACAGAAACTATAGCAAACCTCTTGGAATTCAATTCTTGGAGCACATTAACAAATCGACCCTCTCTTTTAAAACCTACCAAGCCATTGTCCTTATAGTAACATTCTTAGCATACGCAAGCTACCACGCGGCCCGAAAAACCACAAGCATTGTGAAAAGTGCTCTCGATCCAAATGAATCATCGGACTTGGGCCTGAAGTTTTCCCCATTCCAAACATCTTATCTTCACTCATGGATTCTTGGAAGTGGTTGGGCACCATTCAATGGAACAGATGGCACAGCCTTGCTTGGCGATATAGACGTGGCTTTCCTTTCAGTTTATGCTATGGGAATGTACTTCTCGGGTCATATAGGTGATAGAATGAACCTACGATATTTTTTAACCGTAGGAATGGTGGGAACTGGTTTATTCACTTCACTCTTTGGAGTTGGATATTGGGGAAATATCCATGTTTTTTACTACTATTTAATTGTCCAAATGGTCGCTGGTTTGTTTCAATCGACCGGTTGGCCTTCTGTAGTCGCTGTTGTTGGAAACTGGTTTGGGAAAAGGAAGAGAGGTCTCATAATGGGCATATGGAATGCTCACACATCCGTGGGTAACATAACTGGTTCTTTAGTTGCTTCTGCTTTGTTGAAGTACGGTTGGGGTTGGTCCATGGTTGTACCTGGTCTTATGATTGCCTTTGTTGGTATGgtggtttttctgtttttgccTGTTAGTCCTGATTCCGTTGGAGCAGATGTAGATGAAGACGATGTGTCATCTCCCAAGAAAAGTAGGGAAGAAGTATCGGAACCGTTGTTGAGATCGAGATCTGAGACAGGTAATAATGAGGACAAAGCTGTGGGGTTTATAGAAGCGTGGAAGATTCCAGGGGTTGCTCCTTTTGCTCTTTGCCTGTGTTTTGCTAAATTGGTTGCTTATACGTTTCTGTATTGGCTTCCTTTCTACATTACCCACACAG CTATAGACGGCAAGTACTTATCAAGTGGCGCTGCTGGAAACCTATCCACCTTATTTGACGTCGGAGGCGTGGTTGGAGGAATCCTCGCAGGCTACATCTCCGACCATCTCGATGCCAGAGCCATAACTGCCGCAAGCTTCATGTACTGCACCATTCCGGCTCTCTTCTTGTACAGAATCTATGGTAGCATTTCCTTGACCGTTAACATCTGTCTCTTGCTTGTTGCCGGCATGTTCGTGAACGGGCCCTACGCCCTCATAACGACTGCAGTTTCGGCCGATCTTGGGACCCACAGTTCCTTAAAAGGAAACTCGCGCGCACTTGCAACTGTGACTGCAATTATAGATGGAACTGGATCAATTGGGGCCGCCATTGGACCGTTGCTGACCGGTTATATTTCGGAAACGAGCTGGAACTCTGTCTTCATCATGTTGATGGCCTCGGCTCTGGTGGCTGGGTTGCTTCTGACTCGGCTTGTTGTGGCTGAGGTGGCTGCAAAGATCAACCACTCCAGATCACAAGGTGGGGCCGCACCACCATCCCCTTCTGCTGCACTTGAAGCTTGA
- the LOC131300046 gene encoding uncharacterized protein LOC131300046 encodes MGLITSSFPFIVGTVCGIYIAQNYDVPNIKKVFNDAFSKAKHVEEQYRKPKRGD; translated from the coding sequence ATGGGGTTAATAACGAGCAGTTTCCCATTCATAGTGGGCACAGTGTGTGGGATTTACATAGCTCAGAACTACGATGTGCCCAACATCAAGAAGGTTTTCAACGATGCGTTTTCCAAGGCCAAGCATGTCGAAGAGCAGTACCGGAAGCCGAAGAGAGGTGACTGA
- the LOC131300045 gene encoding probable trehalose-phosphate phosphatase F isoform X1: protein MGDRKSSDSAPVLTDPAPMNKSRLGLHSSLHSPQGVVFSSGLFLTGSKKKTVALDDVRTNSWLDAMKSSSPTHRKLAKDSGTELIPTGADVAYHNWMLKYPSALASFEQITNHAKGKRLALFLDYDGTLSPIVDNPDCAFMSLAMRAAVRNVAKCFPTAIISGRSRDKVYEFVGLTNLYYAGSHGMDIMGPVRPASSDQPHCTRSTDKQGKEVNLFQPASQFLPMIDEVFKSLIDTTKEIKGAKVENNKFCVSVHYRNVDEKCWTKIAESVDGILKDYPRLRLTHGRKVLEVRPVLDWNKGKAVEFLLESLGLSDCDDVLPIYVGDDRTDEDAFKVLREGNRGYGILVSSAPKESHAFYSLRDPSEVLLKTFSLQLNIDSVLLCRGESSMLLSLLQLLLFSDFRKQD from the exons ATGGGGGACCGGAAATCAAGTGATAGTGCTCCTGTTCTCACTGACCCTGCACCCATGAACAAGTCAAGATTAGGCCTCCATTCTAGTCTACATTCACCCCAGGGTGTAGTTTTCTCTTCAGGACTCTTCTTGACTGGctcaaagaaaaaaacagttgCTCTCGATGATGTCCGTACCAATTCTTGGCTGGATGCCATGAAATCCTCATCTCCCACTCATAGGAAGTTAGCAAAAGATTCTGGGACTGAACTCATACCAACCGGTGCTGATGTTGCTTACCACAATTGGATG CTCAAGTATCCCTCAGCACTTGCTTCTTTTGAGCAAATAACTAATCATGCCAAGGGAAAGAGACTAGCACTGTTTCTGGACTATGACGGGACTCTTTCCCCTATTGTGGACAACCCAGACTGTGCCTTCATGTCTTTAGCT ATGCGTGCTGCAGTCAGGAATGTAGCAAAATGTTTCCCAACGGCCATAATTAGTGGGAGAAGCCGCGACAAG GTGTACGAGTTTGTAGGGTTAACAAACCTCTATTATGCTGGTAGTCATGGAATGGACATAATGGGCCCTGTTCGCCCAGCGTCTAGTGATCAACCACACTGTACTAGGTCCACTGACAAGCAG GGTAAGGAAGTTAACTTGTTCCAGCCTGCCAGTCAGTTTTTACCCATGATCGATGAG GTTTTTAAATCCCTTATCGATACTACTAAAGAAATTAAAGGAGCAAAAGTGGAGAACAATAAATTTTGTGTCTCCGTGCACTATCGCAATGTGGATGAGAAG TGTTGGACGAAAATTGCAGAATCTGTCGACGGAATTCTGAAGGACTACCCTCGTCTGCGATTGACACATGGCCGGAAG gttttagAGGTCCGGCCTGTGCTTGATTGGAACAAGGGTAAAGCTGTTGAGTTCTTACTTGAATCGCTTG GCTTAAGCGATTGCGATGATGTGCTCCCAATTTATGTTGGAGATGACCGGACCGATGAAGATGCATTTAAG GTTTTGAGAGAGGGAAACCGTGGTTATGGCATCTTGGTCTCTTCCGCGCCTAAGGAAAGTCATGCCTTTTACTCTCTCAGAGACCCATCAGAGGTACTACTTAAAACTTTTTCTCTGCAACTCAATATAGATTCTGTTTTGCTCTGTAGGGGAGAAAGTAGCATGTTGTTATCACTACTCCAATTGCTGCTATTTTCAGACTTCAGAAAACAAGATTGA
- the LOC131300045 gene encoding probable trehalose-phosphate phosphatase F isoform X3 — MGDRKSSDSAPVLTDPAPMNKSRLGLHSSLHSPQGVVFSSGLFLTGSKKKTVALDDVRTNSWLDAMKSSSPTHRKLAKDSGTELIPTGADVAYHNWMLKYPSALASFEQITNHAKGKRLALFLDYDGTLSPIVDNPDCAFMSLAMRAAVRNVAKCFPTAIISGRSRDKVYEFVGLTNLYYAGSHGMDIMGPVRPASSDQPHCTRSTDKQGKEVNLFQPASQFLPMIDEVFKSLIDTTKEIKGAKVENNKFCVSVHYRNVDEKCWTKIAESVDGILKDYPRLRLTHGRKVLEVRPVLDWNKGKAVEFLLESLGLSDCDDVLPIYVGDDRTDEDAFKVLREGNRGYGILVSSAPKESHAFYSLRDPSEVMEFIKSLVIWKKSRPL; from the exons ATGGGGGACCGGAAATCAAGTGATAGTGCTCCTGTTCTCACTGACCCTGCACCCATGAACAAGTCAAGATTAGGCCTCCATTCTAGTCTACATTCACCCCAGGGTGTAGTTTTCTCTTCAGGACTCTTCTTGACTGGctcaaagaaaaaaacagttgCTCTCGATGATGTCCGTACCAATTCTTGGCTGGATGCCATGAAATCCTCATCTCCCACTCATAGGAAGTTAGCAAAAGATTCTGGGACTGAACTCATACCAACCGGTGCTGATGTTGCTTACCACAATTGGATG CTCAAGTATCCCTCAGCACTTGCTTCTTTTGAGCAAATAACTAATCATGCCAAGGGAAAGAGACTAGCACTGTTTCTGGACTATGACGGGACTCTTTCCCCTATTGTGGACAACCCAGACTGTGCCTTCATGTCTTTAGCT ATGCGTGCTGCAGTCAGGAATGTAGCAAAATGTTTCCCAACGGCCATAATTAGTGGGAGAAGCCGCGACAAG GTGTACGAGTTTGTAGGGTTAACAAACCTCTATTATGCTGGTAGTCATGGAATGGACATAATGGGCCCTGTTCGCCCAGCGTCTAGTGATCAACCACACTGTACTAGGTCCACTGACAAGCAG GGTAAGGAAGTTAACTTGTTCCAGCCTGCCAGTCAGTTTTTACCCATGATCGATGAG GTTTTTAAATCCCTTATCGATACTACTAAAGAAATTAAAGGAGCAAAAGTGGAGAACAATAAATTTTGTGTCTCCGTGCACTATCGCAATGTGGATGAGAAG TGTTGGACGAAAATTGCAGAATCTGTCGACGGAATTCTGAAGGACTACCCTCGTCTGCGATTGACACATGGCCGGAAG gttttagAGGTCCGGCCTGTGCTTGATTGGAACAAGGGTAAAGCTGTTGAGTTCTTACTTGAATCGCTTG GCTTAAGCGATTGCGATGATGTGCTCCCAATTTATGTTGGAGATGACCGGACCGATGAAGATGCATTTAAG GTTTTGAGAGAGGGAAACCGTGGTTATGGCATCTTGGTCTCTTCCGCGCCTAAGGAAAGTCATGCCTTTTACTCTCTCAGAGACCCATCAGAG
- the LOC131300045 gene encoding probable trehalose-phosphate phosphatase F isoform X2, with protein MGDRKSSDSAPVLTDPAPMNKSRLGLHSSLHSPQGVVFSSGLFLTGSKKKTVALDDVRTNSWLDAMKSSSPTHRKLAKDSGTELIPTGADVAYHNWMLKYPSALASFEQITNHAKGKRLALFLDYDGTLSPIVDNPDCAFMSLAMRAAVRNVAKCFPTAIISGRSRDKVYEFVGLTNLYYAGSHGMDIMGPVRPASSDQPHCTRSTDKQGKEVNLFQPASQFLPMIDEVFKSLIDTTKEIKGAKVENNKFCVSVHYRNVDEKCWTKIAESVDGILKDYPRLRLTHGRKVLEVRPVLDWNKGKAVEFLLESLGLSDCDDVLPIYVGDDRTDEDAFKVLREGNRGYGILVSSAPKESHAFYSLRDPSEVMEFLKSLVTWKKSSPL; from the exons ATGGGGGACCGGAAATCAAGTGATAGTGCTCCTGTTCTCACTGACCCTGCACCCATGAACAAGTCAAGATTAGGCCTCCATTCTAGTCTACATTCACCCCAGGGTGTAGTTTTCTCTTCAGGACTCTTCTTGACTGGctcaaagaaaaaaacagttgCTCTCGATGATGTCCGTACCAATTCTTGGCTGGATGCCATGAAATCCTCATCTCCCACTCATAGGAAGTTAGCAAAAGATTCTGGGACTGAACTCATACCAACCGGTGCTGATGTTGCTTACCACAATTGGATG CTCAAGTATCCCTCAGCACTTGCTTCTTTTGAGCAAATAACTAATCATGCCAAGGGAAAGAGACTAGCACTGTTTCTGGACTATGACGGGACTCTTTCCCCTATTGTGGACAACCCAGACTGTGCCTTCATGTCTTTAGCT ATGCGTGCTGCAGTCAGGAATGTAGCAAAATGTTTCCCAACGGCCATAATTAGTGGGAGAAGCCGCGACAAG GTGTACGAGTTTGTAGGGTTAACAAACCTCTATTATGCTGGTAGTCATGGAATGGACATAATGGGCCCTGTTCGCCCAGCGTCTAGTGATCAACCACACTGTACTAGGTCCACTGACAAGCAG GGTAAGGAAGTTAACTTGTTCCAGCCTGCCAGTCAGTTTTTACCCATGATCGATGAG GTTTTTAAATCCCTTATCGATACTACTAAAGAAATTAAAGGAGCAAAAGTGGAGAACAATAAATTTTGTGTCTCCGTGCACTATCGCAATGTGGATGAGAAG TGTTGGACGAAAATTGCAGAATCTGTCGACGGAATTCTGAAGGACTACCCTCGTCTGCGATTGACACATGGCCGGAAG gttttagAGGTCCGGCCTGTGCTTGATTGGAACAAGGGTAAAGCTGTTGAGTTCTTACTTGAATCGCTTG GCTTAAGCGATTGCGATGATGTGCTCCCAATTTATGTTGGAGATGACCGGACCGATGAAGATGCATTTAAG GTTTTGAGAGAGGGAAACCGTGGTTATGGCATCTTGGTCTCTTCCGCGCCTAAGGAAAGTCATGCCTTTTACTCTCTCAGAGACCCATCAGAG GTCATGGAGTTTCTCAAGTCACTGGTTACATGGAAGAAGTCAAGTCCACTATAG